The following proteins come from a genomic window of Bactrocera tryoni isolate S06 chromosome 1, CSIRO_BtryS06_freeze2, whole genome shotgun sequence:
- the LOC120767027 gene encoding uncharacterized protein LOC120767027 isoform X1, translating into MTGTRFARTGRCRFFVCLAVLTAMLCMVAIFHSSQQQLDETREQRLRCERQQEQLNEQLQNMVEQKYNQQKTSEQERNEQMEARHNLEQKLKELTILRTNEQMDIHLRYDKLQQAHKLLKSEHNELVTECQKSKKELMENTNALEKKLQSLRSEADKQKNILNGEITLWREKYNSIVVEKERLEVLLGASGKNSELQSKVINLEHIIAQYEQHCDYKPETKSNNEKPLNPPNTLRNTSPRTRIEKSFNEQVPVSAGLYHIDIKLTNKTEEVVSTNTNQTISPTNKTIASNSNASNVEHKENDNENVILKAGSDIVAGGVGLDGVGGFLPYLSRSNRSLILNSVENFQILPKPIEKVADGAESDGKVLNQLRQPPANQSDASANNKLVLPLSAPRKAATTEASKSEQHVLEVNGPIKEINNTSTTSSAFPPLPMPPNPRKLPENVAPIPANFEELLKEDNANLKADLAKEADVNAAEEVQKHGNDGAKNNRYANAINEMEPKASNKEKVIAAANAGNEDSGAHEIKDNEFINDQNFNLPANEENNFFDGGVKNEQAGNVEEKPKGDDNDDDEGLVGAVDAGDIAVKNHNLLDTNNLNNEVAGDQGKEFPDELRLEENNEEDEDEDDYSNPGARQQGEQAIRN; encoded by the exons ATGACTGGCACAAGATTTGCTCGCACAGGACGTTGCCGGTTTTTTGTGTGCTTAGCTGTACTGACTGCGATGCTTTGTATGGTGGCGATTTTTCACAGTTCTCAACAACAATTGGATGAGACACGCGAGCAACGCTTACGTTGCGAAAGGCAACAGGAACAACTAAATGAGCAACTTCAAA ATATGGTGGAACAAAAATACAATCAACAAAAAACGTCGGAACAGGAGCGAAATGAACAAATGGAAGCTCGACATAATTTGGAACAGAAACTGAAAGAACTGACTATATTACGAACAAATGAACAAATGGATATACACTTACGCTATGATAAGTTACAACAGGCGCATAAGTTATTGAAAAGTGAACATAATGAGCTAGTTACCGAATGCCAGAAAAGCAAGAAAGAACTAATGGAAAATACCAATGCTTTGGAAAAGAAACTACAATCTTTGCGTTCAGAGGCGGATAAACAGAAAAATATACTCAATGGGGAGATTACATTGTGGAGA GAAAAGTATAATTCTATTGTTGTCGAAAAAGAACGACTTGAGGTTTTGCTGGGCGCGTCTGGCAAAAATTCAGAGTTACAAAGCAAAGTTATAAACTTGGAACACATAATCGCCCAATATGAGCAGCATTGTGACTATAAACCTGAGACCAAAAGTAACAACGAAAAACCTTTGAATCCTCCAAATACATTACGAAATACAAGCCCGCGAACGCGCATTGAGAAGTCCTTTAATGAACAAGTGCCAGTGAGTGCCGGCTTATATCACATCGATATTAAACTAACTAACAAAACGGAAGAAGTTGTTTCGACAAATACGAATCAAACTATTTCGCCCACTAACAAAACTATAGCTTCAAATTCTAACGCATCTAATGTTGAGCATAAAGAGAATGAtaatgaaaatgtaattttaaaagCTGGTAGCGATATTGTTGCTGGTGGTGTTGGGTTAGACGGGGTTGGCGGCTTTTTGCCTTATCTTTCACGTAGTAACCGCAGCTTAATACTAAATTctgttgaaaattttcagattttacCTAAACCAATCGAAAAAGTTGCAGATGGGGCTGAGAGTGATGGCAAAGTATTGAATCAACTACGACAGCCACCGGCGAACCAATCAGATGCATCGGCTAACAACAAATTAGTTTTACCATTAAGTGCACCTCGAAAGGCAGCAACTACTGAAGCGTCAAAATCCGAACAACATGTACTCGAAGTAAATGGTCCAATTAAAGAGATAAACAATACATCTACTACTAGTAGCGCCTTTCCACCGCTACCAATGCCACCAAACCCACGTAAATTACCAGAGAATGTAGCGCCTATACCGGCCAATTTCGAGGAACTTTTGAAGGAAGACAATGCTAACCTGAAGGCTGATCTTGCGAAAGAGGCAGATGTAAATGCGGCAGAAGAAGTGCAAAAGCACGGAAATGATGGTGCAAAAAATAATAGATATGCAAATGCAATTAATGAAATGGAACCGAAGGCCTCAAATAAAGAAAAGGTTATTGCGGCCGCGAATGCAGGCAACGAGGATTCCGGTGCACATGAAATCAAAGATAATGAGTTCATAAAcgatcaaaattttaatttgccaGCCAACGAAGAGAATAACTTCTTTGATGGTGGTGTTAAAAATGAACAGGCTGGCAACGTTGAGGAGAAGCCCAAAGGCGATGACAATGATGATGACGAGGGGCTTGTGGGCGCGGTAGATGCAGGAGATATAGCGGTTAAAAATCACAACTTGTTGGATACCAATAATTTAAACAATGAGGTTGCAGGCGATCAAGGAAAGGAATTTCCCGATGAGTTACGATTGGAAGAAAACAATGAAGAAGATGAAGATG AAGATGATTATTCTAATCCGGGAGCGCGACAGCAAGGCGAACAAGCAATTAGAAATTAG
- the LOC120782434 gene encoding protein asunder, with protein sequence MSAYDLNQKTIFVLDHTQYFGISSEDYIPVELLKGKPNVPEGSNEASNSFGEDVRFSKSLWTCSVESSIEYCRIVWDLFPRGKLVRFIVSDTAAHIVNTWNLATQNMSHVLNAMALVGIPPEDGAMSSEFSVIHGLRAAIEALTEPTEAQLARLQERERGGSPNVVANKGRVICITSARDNTSMLSLENIFRNVVEKQNELAAKQRKILHIDLSHFVIINVVPQGLDSLVTNRAKMEFAPGVFTEIHTTSAPNISNKLTHLIMSHYDLASTTVTGIPMKEEQNANSSANYDVEILHARNAHTSICGSEALLPTSRKEGAEYETVTLKWCTPRGCGSSDMQPCLAQHRVTPVDVTSRPSACLITFLLNGRSVLLEMPRKTGGKTTSHLLSARGGEIFIHALQITRSCLEDLPSISEGPGGRVTDYRISDFASFIKAHRFVPLKVKPKTEENLSKARDRLQRRSRYFPLTLNSSLIFNLQRNLNWVPFFLRKISKEDMDKADEAQCQQYIFELYTAASRGEPLPFPNMGVGRLKGSKKGDQYKLLCAELELLIRAYATTPHHKVILESVQNVRAACGDATVKTENDGSRDSTTKAVMRDSPMSPPHSMDSSSSSIGVHKAHKRALSGGQRSLLDIVTSTERSQSAKRVDFSGRLCTPAGQVAKLYPDFGNKEKDASSTTSTTTAVKDENLVIKSELGSRN encoded by the exons ATGTCGGCTTACGATCTTAACCAGAAAACAATCTTCGTACTAGATCATACCCAATATTTTGGGATATCAAGCGAGGATTACATTCCCGTAGAATTACTCAAAGGCAAACCGAATGTCCCCGAAGGATCAAATGAGGCATCTAACTCATTTGGAGAGGATGTTCGATTTAGCAAAAGCTTATGGACTTGCTCAGTGGAGTCTTCTATAGAATACTGTCGTATAGTATGGGACCTATTCCCACGGGGTAAATTAGTTCGTTTCATTGTCAGTGACACAGCGGCACACATTGTCAACACTTGGAATCTGGCTACACAAAATATGTCTCATGTTTTAAATGCCATGGCACTAGTTGGCATTCCACCAGAAGATGGAGCGATGTCGTCAGAATTTTCGGTGATACATGGTTTACGTGCTGCTATAGAAGCATTAACGGAGCCAACGGAAGCACAGCTTGCACGTCTACAAGAACGCGAAAGAGGTGGAAGTCCAAATGTGGTGGCAAATAAGGGGCGTGTGATATGCATTACTTCCGCACGCGATAACACTAGTATGTTAAGTCTGGAAAATATATTCCGTAACGTCGTGGAAAAGCAAAATGAATTAGCTGCTAAACAACGCAAAATACTCCACATTGATCTCAGTCATTTCGTAATTATAAATGTTGTACCTCAGGGTCTTGACTCACTCGTGACAAACCGCGCCAAGATGGAATTTGCGCCAGGTGTATTTACTGAAATTCACACTACTAGTGCAcctaatatttcaaataaattaacacATCTCATTATGAGCCATTATGACTTAGCAAGCACTACAGTAACTGGAATACCCATGAAg GAAGAACAAAACGCCAATTCTAGCGCAAATTATGATGTAGAGATTTTACATGCTCGAAATGCCCATACTTCTATATGTGGCAGTGAAGCCCTATTACCAACAAGTCGTAAAGAAGGGGCTGAATATGAAACCGTTACTTTAAAGTGGTGCACACCTAGAGGTTGTGGCTCTTCCGATATGCAACCATGTTTAGCTCAACATCGTGTAACTCCGGTTGATGTCACATCACGACCAAGCGCTTGTCTCATTACATTCTTATTAAATGGTCGTTCAGTATTACTTGAAATGCCAAG AAAAACTGGTGGAAAAACTACTAGTCATTTACTCTCGGCACGAGGTGGCGAAATCTTCATACATGCTTTACAAATCACACGTTCCTGTCTTGAAGACCTACCGTCAATATCAGAAGGACCAGGTGGACGTGTAACCGATTATCGTATATCTGATTTTGCATCTTTTATTAAAGCTCATCGCTTTGTACCACTCAAAGTGAAGCCGAAGACTGAGGAAAACCTGAGCAAAGCTCGCGACCGACTTCAGCGACGCTCACGCTATTTTCCACTGACACTAAACTCAAGTTTGATATTTAATCTACAGCGAAACCTTAACTGGGTGCCATTTTTTTTACGCAAAATTAGCAAAGAAGATATGGATAAAGCAGATGAGGCGCAATGTCAGCAATATATTTTCGAGCTTTACACTGCTGCATCACGAGGGGAACCTCTACCATTCCCAAATATGGGTGTTGGACg gcTAAAAGGATCAAAAAAGGGTGATCAGTACAAGTTGTTATGTGCCGAATTAGAACTGTTGATACGTGCCTATGCAACAACCCCACATCACAAAGTCATTTTAGAGAGCGTGCAAAATGTGCGCGCTGCCTGCGGAGATGCTACAGTTAAAACAGAAAATGACGGAAGCC GTGACTCAACTACTAAAGCTGTAATGCGTGATTCCCCCATGTCGCCTCCGCATTCAATGGACAGCAGCAGTAGTAGCATCGGAGTGCATAAAGCCCACAAACGTGCTCTCAGTGGCGGACAACG ATCCCTTTTGGACATTGTCACTAGCACCGAACGTAGTCAGTCTGCGAAGCGAGTTGATTTTTCAGGTCGTCTTTGTACACCCGCCGGACAAGTGGCGAAATTATACCCAGACTTTGGAAATAAAGAGAAGGATGCTAGCTCTACAACTTCCACCACAACTGCCGTTAAGGACGAAAACTTAGTCATTAaatcagaattgggttctcgaAATTAA
- the LOC120767028 gene encoding solute carrier family 35 member F6 encodes MMYLPLLYVCTGALNVLLLKWSDTLEGECSDGKWRRFQHPVVQTALMFLGQFLCFVFYKAAYFFLQRRGAGAEGENVLTRGGREFSPLQLFLPAALDVIASVILLTGLYLTYVSSFQMLRVSALIFVGIFGAIHLNQTLTARHWMAMFTISCGILVIVSIDVQRVAYDHILLPNWDSNAVLTGNLLVLFAQIFHAAKFVYDEKCLKGTDIPTLLATGWQGIFGLLITVLLGICLNFLPSPVPLNHNSRGVFDDLGDIIPQLRSNPTLWAPLIIFVISSACYNFASLTIVKYSSSANRLLADGLRVLLIWWMAFMLEWEWFNLITLMGFIILEMGTIAYRNAIFIEWYRSLIARLMRGRYADLSNETVNDSAEPGVSTNRPADVI; translated from the exons ATGATGTATTTACCACTACTATACGTTTGTACAGGAGCTTTGAACGTTCTACTATTAAA ATGGAGTGACACCTTGGAAGGCGAGTGCAGCGATGGGAAATGGCGTCGTTTCCAACATCCAGTGGTTCAAACTGCTCTCATGTTCTTAGGACAATTTCTTTGCTTCGTCTTTTACAAAgctgcatatttttttcttcaacggCGCGGT gCGGGTGCTGAAGGTGAAAATGTGTTAACACGAGGCGGACGTGAATTCTCACCGCTGCAATTGTTTCTGCCAGCTGCATTGGATGTAATAGCTTCTGTTATATTATTAACAGGGCTCTATTTAACCTATGTGTCCAGCTTTCAAATGCTAAGGG TTTCTGCTCTAATATTTGTTGGAATATTTGGTGCCATACATCTTAATCAAACTTTGACTGCACGTCACTGGATGGCTATGTTCACCATCAGTTGCGGTATCTTGGTAATAGTATCTATTGATGTACAACGCGTCGCATATGATCACATTTTATTGCCAAACTGGGATAGCAATGCAGTATTAACCGGTAACTTACTCGTACTTTTCGCACAAATTTTCCACGCTGCTAAATTTGTTTATGATGAAAAGTGCCTTAAAGGAACGGATATACCGACCTTGTTGGCTACCGGTTGGCAAGGCATCTTCGGTCTCTTAATCACTGTTTTGCTGGGCATATGTCTAAATTTCTTACCATCACCAGTACCACTTAACCATAACAGCCGAGGCGTTTTCGACGATCTTGGCGATATTATACCGCAACTCCGCAGTAATCCAACATTATGGGCacctttaataatttttgtgatCTCCAGTGCTTGTTATAATTTTGCTTCACTAACGATTGTGAAGTATTCATCATCAGCGAATCGATTACTGGCCGATGGCTTACGTGTGCTACTCATTTGGTGGATGGCCTTCATGTTGGAATGGGAATGGTTCAATCTCATAACATTAATGGGCTTCATAATACTGGAAATGGGCACAATTGCTTATCGGAATGCGATATTTATTGAGTGGTATAGATCACTAATAGCTCGTTTGATGCGTGGACGATATGCAGATTTAAGCAATGAAACAGTCAATGACAGCGCAGAGCCTGGTGTATCGACGAACCGTCCGGCGGATGTTATTTAA
- the LOC120781347 gene encoding uncharacterized protein LOC120781347, producing MRAIFLTVSILCLLVLNVSSENKEQSNAEIWQQDLSDTFKIEGSDQGIQKVNLKCGSNSMNVMLETEKPFSGVMYTRGSFYKQSEPCFVKPSTQTSRTLEMNFQLDQCQTLKDGELYSNIVVIQNDPELITPGDSAFSLECDFRQPRNLDVEANMQTRDRVARGSKITLTSPDPSTAASDLNISYQSDTDSVEYVPRQQNATDNQGDVIHEAETVRLGTVEEVTYTLEKDEL from the exons ATGCGTGCTATATTCCTTACAGTCAGCATCCTCTGCCTTTTGGTATTGAATGTCTCAAGTGAAAACAAAGAACAGAGTAATGCAG aaatctGGCAACAAGACTTATCGGATACCTTCAAAATAGAAGGGTCAGATCAGGGTATACAAAAGGTCAATCTCAAGTGCGGTTCTAATTCTATGAACGTTATGCTGGAGACGGAGAAACCTTTCTCCGGCGTGATGTATACACGCGGCAGTTTTTATAAACAAAGTGAACCTTGCTTTGTTAAGCCAAGTACACAAACTTCACGTACTTTGGAGATGAATTTCCAATTGGACCAATGTCAAACGCTGAAGGATGGCGAACTCTATTCCAATATTgttgtcatacaaaatgatccCGAGCTGATTACACCTGGTGATTCGGCATTCTCGTTGGAATGTGATTTCCGTCAGCCGCGAAATTTGGATGTGGAAGCAAATATGCAAACTCGTgacag AGTTGCACGCGGTTCCAAAATCACACTTACAAGTCCCGACCCTTCAACAGCAGCGTCCGACTTGAACATTTCATATCAAAGTGACACAGACAGCGTGGAATATGTGCCAAGACAACAAAATGCAACCGATAACCAAGGAGACGTTATACATGAAGCTGAGACGGTGCGCTTGGGTACGGTGGAGGAAGTAACATACACACTTGAGAAGGACGAGCTTTAA
- the LOC120767029 gene encoding mitochondrial glutamate carrier 1-like yields the protein MSQQALPQPQQQQFALLPKIINGGIAGIIGVSCVFPLDLVKTRLQNQQVGPNGEKMYKNMFDCFRKTYHAEGYFGMYRGSGVNILLITPEKAIKLTANDYFRHKLTTKDGHLPMSSQMLAGGLAGAFQIIVTTPMELLKIQMQDAGRIAAQAKLTGKTVEKVSATKLASQLLKEKGIFGLYKGIGATGARDVTFSVVYFPLFATLNALGPRRNDGSGEAVFWCSFLSGLAAGSFAALFVNPLDVVKTRLQAIKKADGEKEFKGIVDCISKTFKYEGPTAFFKGGLCRMIVIAPLFGIAQMVYFLGVAEAMLGMQKKN from the exons ATGTCTCAACAAGCATTGCCACaaccgcaacaacagcaatttgc GCTGCTGCCAAAAATTATCAATGGCGGCATCGCCGGTATTATCGGTGTCTCCTGCGTCTTCCCTTTGGATTTGGTCAAAACTCGTTTGCAGAATCAACAAGTGGGTCCAAATGGTGAGAAGATGTATAAAAACAT GTTCGACTGCTTCCGCAAGACATATCATGCTGAGGGTTACTTCGGCATGTATCGTGGTTCGGGTGTCAACATTCTGCTCATTACGCCCGAGAAGGCTATTAAACTGACTGCTAACGATTACTTCCGTCACAAGTTGACCACCAAGGACGGACATCTGCCGATGAGCAGTCAAATGTTGGCTGGCGGTTTAGCTGGTGCATTCCAAATCATCGTTACGACTCCTATGGAGTTATTGAAAATTCAAATGCAGGACGCTGGCCGTATTGCAGCACAAGCTAAATTAACGGGTAAAACGGTGGAGAAAGTTTCAGCAACTAAATTAGCCTCACAGCTGCTGAAAGAGAAGGGTATATTCGGTCTATATAAGGGTATCGGTGCGACCGGTGCGCGTGATGTAACCTTCTCAGTAGTTTACTTCCCGCTGTTTGCTACATTAAATGCGCTTGGCCCGCGTAGAAATGACGGTTCAGGGGAGGCAGTATTTTG GTGTTCCTTCTTATCTGGTTTGGCAGCTGGCTCATTTGCTGCGCTCTTTGTGAATCCATTAGATGTGGTGAAAACACGACTGCAGGCGATTAAGAAAGCGGATGGCGAGAAGGAGTTCAAGGGTATTGTGGATTGTATTAG caaaacCTTCAAGTACGAAGGCCCAACCGCATTTTTCAAGGGTGGTCTGTGCCGTATGATTGTGATTGCACCACTATTTGGCATTGCACAAATGGTGTATTTCCTTGGTGTAGCCGAGGCGATGTTGGGCATGCAAAAGAAGAACTAA
- the LOC120767027 gene encoding transcription activator MSS11 isoform X2 — MTGTRFARTGRCRFFVCLAVLTAMLCMVAIFHSSQQQLDETREQRLRCERQQEQLNEQLQNMVEQKYNQQKTSEQERNEQMEARHNLEQKLKELTILRTNEQMDIHLRYDKLQQAHKLLKSEHNELVTECQKSKKELMENTNALEKKLQSLRSEADKQKNILNGEITLWREKYNSIVVEKERLEVLLGASGKNSELQSKVINLEHIIAQYEQHCDYKPETKSNNEKPLNPPNTLRNTSPRTRIEKSFNEQVPILPKPIEKVADGAESDGKVLNQLRQPPANQSDASANNKLVLPLSAPRKAATTEASKSEQHVLEVNGPIKEINNTSTTSSAFPPLPMPPNPRKLPENVAPIPANFEELLKEDNANLKADLAKEADVNAAEEVQKHGNDGAKNNRYANAINEMEPKASNKEKVIAAANAGNEDSGAHEIKDNEFINDQNFNLPANEENNFFDGGVKNEQAGNVEEKPKGDDNDDDEGLVGAVDAGDIAVKNHNLLDTNNLNNEVAGDQGKEFPDELRLEENNEEDEDEDDYSNPGARQQGEQAIRN; from the exons ATGACTGGCACAAGATTTGCTCGCACAGGACGTTGCCGGTTTTTTGTGTGCTTAGCTGTACTGACTGCGATGCTTTGTATGGTGGCGATTTTTCACAGTTCTCAACAACAATTGGATGAGACACGCGAGCAACGCTTACGTTGCGAAAGGCAACAGGAACAACTAAATGAGCAACTTCAAA ATATGGTGGAACAAAAATACAATCAACAAAAAACGTCGGAACAGGAGCGAAATGAACAAATGGAAGCTCGACATAATTTGGAACAGAAACTGAAAGAACTGACTATATTACGAACAAATGAACAAATGGATATACACTTACGCTATGATAAGTTACAACAGGCGCATAAGTTATTGAAAAGTGAACATAATGAGCTAGTTACCGAATGCCAGAAAAGCAAGAAAGAACTAATGGAAAATACCAATGCTTTGGAAAAGAAACTACAATCTTTGCGTTCAGAGGCGGATAAACAGAAAAATATACTCAATGGGGAGATTACATTGTGGAGA GAAAAGTATAATTCTATTGTTGTCGAAAAAGAACGACTTGAGGTTTTGCTGGGCGCGTCTGGCAAAAATTCAGAGTTACAAAGCAAAGTTATAAACTTGGAACACATAATCGCCCAATATGAGCAGCATTGTGACTATAAACCTGAGACCAAAAGTAACAACGAAAAACCTTTGAATCCTCCAAATACATTACGAAATACAAGCCCGCGAACGCGCATTGAGAAGTCCTTTAATGAACAAGTGCCA attttacCTAAACCAATCGAAAAAGTTGCAGATGGGGCTGAGAGTGATGGCAAAGTATTGAATCAACTACGACAGCCACCGGCGAACCAATCAGATGCATCGGCTAACAACAAATTAGTTTTACCATTAAGTGCACCTCGAAAGGCAGCAACTACTGAAGCGTCAAAATCCGAACAACATGTACTCGAAGTAAATGGTCCAATTAAAGAGATAAACAATACATCTACTACTAGTAGCGCCTTTCCACCGCTACCAATGCCACCAAACCCACGTAAATTACCAGAGAATGTAGCGCCTATACCGGCCAATTTCGAGGAACTTTTGAAGGAAGACAATGCTAACCTGAAGGCTGATCTTGCGAAAGAGGCAGATGTAAATGCGGCAGAAGAAGTGCAAAAGCACGGAAATGATGGTGCAAAAAATAATAGATATGCAAATGCAATTAATGAAATGGAACCGAAGGCCTCAAATAAAGAAAAGGTTATTGCGGCCGCGAATGCAGGCAACGAGGATTCCGGTGCACATGAAATCAAAGATAATGAGTTCATAAAcgatcaaaattttaatttgccaGCCAACGAAGAGAATAACTTCTTTGATGGTGGTGTTAAAAATGAACAGGCTGGCAACGTTGAGGAGAAGCCCAAAGGCGATGACAATGATGATGACGAGGGGCTTGTGGGCGCGGTAGATGCAGGAGATATAGCGGTTAAAAATCACAACTTGTTGGATACCAATAATTTAAACAATGAGGTTGCAGGCGATCAAGGAAAGGAATTTCCCGATGAGTTACGATTGGAAGAAAACAATGAAGAAGATGAAGATG AAGATGATTATTCTAATCCGGGAGCGCGACAGCAAGGCGAACAAGCAATTAGAAATTAG
- the LOC120782435 gene encoding ATPase family AAA domain-containing protein 3A homolog — MSWLLGRNRTQQPQEQLSVDGADIEGKTAGSRSGDAQLSNAERKAMEAYRFDSSALERAAEAARQLERSKHAREALELSKMQESTRQQEYQLKVKEYEAHIEQAKVEQKRIDHEERRKTLLEETKQQQLRAQYQDQLSRKRYEDQLGQQQRVQEENLRKQEESVARQEAMRRQTIEHEIEMKEKNRLKLLEHEMRVKAKVDRENRDINLEQIRLKAQEHRTTVLEGIRTAGTVVGAGVEAMLTDWDKVLTAAGGLSLLALGVYAAKGATGVTSRYVEARIGKPTLVGETSRFAFLDAIQHPIKYVQKLRSKPADALKGVILNPKLEERLRDIAIATKNTRVNKGMYRNVLMHGPPGTGKTMFAKRLAAHSGMDYAIMTGGDVAPMGKEGVTAIHKVFDWSQASRRGLLLFVDEADAFLRKRSSEHISEDLRAALNAFLYRTSEQNSKFMLVLASNTPEQFDYAINDRLDEMVEFSLPGLEERERLLRLYFDKYVLQPASEGHKRFKLDQFDYGATCTEMAKICEGMSGREISKLGVSWQAAVYASEDGILTEKMVLDRCHAAAHQHKQKMAWLSEQERSDHKSITGGKSS, encoded by the exons atgtcctGGTTACTCGGAAGGAACAGAACTCAACAACCTCAAGAACAATTAAGTGTGGATGGAGCGGACATAGAAGGTAAAACTGCGGGGAGTCGTAGCGGTGATGCCCAGCTCAGTAATGCAGAGCGAAAGGCCATGGAGGCTTATCGTTTTGATTCCTCAGCTTTGGAACGAGCTGCGGAAGCAGCACGGCAATTGGAACGTTCAA AACATGCCCGCGAAGCTTTGGAACTTTCCAAGATGCAGGAATCGACAAGGCAGCAAGAATACCAGTTAAAGGTCAAAGAGTACGAAGCTCACATTGAGCAAGCAAAAGTTGAGCAAAAACGAATTGACCATGAGGAGAGACGAAAAACGTTACtt GAAgaaacaaaacaacagcagtTGCGGGCTCAATATCAGGATCAGTTGTCAAGAAAACGTTATGAAGACCAATTGGGTCAACAACAGCGAGTCCAAGAGGAAAACCTAAGAAA GCAAGAGGAAAGTGTGGCCCGTCAAGAAGCCATGCGACGCCAGACCATTGAACATGAAATTGagatgaaagaaaaaaatcgacttaaattgctggaacatgaaaTGCGTGTTAAGGCTAAAGTGGATCGTGAAAACCGCGACATAAACTTGGAACAAATACGTCTGAAAGCCCAAGAGCATCGAACAACTGTGTTGGAAGGCATAcg CACTGCTGGAACAGTTGTTGGCGCTGGAGTTGAAGCTATGCTCACAGACTGGGACAAGGTATTGACTGCAGCTGGTGGTTTATCACTGCTTGCATTGGGTGTTTACGCTGCAAAAGGAGCAACTGGTGTGACATCCCGTTACGTAGAAGCGCGCATAGGCAAACCAACATTGGTTGGTGAGACGTCGCGTTTTGCATTTCTTGATGCCATACAACATCCAATCAAGTATGTGCAAAAGCTGCGTTCTAAACCAGCTGACGCTTTAAAGGGTGTTATTTTGAATCCCAAGCTGGAGGAACGCCTTCGTGACATTGCTATTGCAACGAAAAATACGCGCGTCAATAAGGGAATGTATCGTAACGTATTGATGCACGGTCCACCCGGTACCGGTAAGACAATGTTTGCCAAACGTTTAGCCGCCCATTCGGGTATGGATTATGCCATCATGACTGGTGGTGATGTAGCGCCTATGGGTAAAGAGGGTGTCACTGCCATCCATAAAGTTTTTGACTGGTCACAAGCTAGTCGTCGCGGCTTACTACTCTTTGTGGACGAAGCTGATGCATTCTTACGCAAACGTTCATCGGAACACATATCCGAAGATTTGCGCGCTGCTTTAAATGCATTCCTTTACCGCACATCTGAGCAAAACTCCAAGTTTATGTTGGTGTTAGCTTCTAATACACCCGAACAATTCGATTATGCCATAAATGATCGTCTCGATGAGATGGTCGAATTTTCACTGCCTGGCTTAGAGGAGCGTGAACGCTTGTTACGACTGTATTTCGACAAATATGTATTGCAGCCGGCTTCTGAAGGACACAA GCGCTTCAAACTGGATCAATTTGATTATGGTGCTACTTGTACGGAGATGGCGAAAATCTGTGAAGGCATGTCCGGCCGTGAAATTTCAAAGTTGGGAGTCTCTTGGCAAGCAGCGGTTTATGCTTCCGAAGACGGCATTTTGACCGAGAAAATGGTTTTGGATCGTTGCCATGCTGCTGCCCATCAACacaaacaaaag ATGGCTTGGTTGTCCGAGCAAGAGCGCAGTGATCACAAATCTATTACCGGTGGAAAGAGCtcataa